In a genomic window of Prochlorococcus marinus subsp. marinus str. CCMP1375:
- a CDS encoding ATP-dependent Clp protease proteolytic subunit, translating into MTASAPYYGDSAVMRTPPPDLPSLLLKERIVYLGLPLFSDDDAKRQLGMDVTELIIAQLLFLEFDNPEKPIYFYINSTGTSWHTGDAIGFETEAFAICDTISYIKPPIHTICIGQAMGTAAVILSGGSKGHRAALPHASIVLHQPRSGASGQATDIQIRAKEVIHNKQAMLEILSKNTGKSVSQLSKDSDRMSYLNPHEAVEYGLIDRVLTSRKDLPKNIN; encoded by the coding sequence ATGACGGCATCTGCTCCTTACTACGGCGATTCAGCCGTAATGCGAACTCCCCCCCCAGACTTGCCATCCCTTTTGCTAAAGGAACGCATTGTTTATCTAGGACTTCCTTTGTTTTCTGATGATGATGCGAAAAGACAGCTTGGGATGGATGTAACTGAACTAATTATTGCTCAATTATTATTTTTAGAATTTGATAACCCTGAAAAGCCTATTTATTTCTATATCAATTCAACAGGAACAAGTTGGCACACAGGAGATGCAATTGGATTTGAGACAGAAGCCTTTGCTATTTGCGACACTATTAGTTACATAAAACCACCCATTCATACAATCTGCATCGGCCAAGCTATGGGAACAGCCGCAGTCATTCTCTCTGGTGGATCAAAAGGACATCGTGCAGCCTTACCTCACGCATCAATTGTTCTTCACCAGCCAAGAAGTGGTGCAAGTGGTCAAGCAACTGATATACAAATTCGCGCAAAGGAGGTTATTCATAATAAACAAGCAATGCTTGAAATACTTTCAAAAAATACTGGTAAAAGTGTAAGCCAATTATCAAAGGATTCTGACAGAATGAGTTATTTGAACCCACATGAAGCAGTTGAATATGGCCTAATAGATAGGGTCTTAACTAGTAGGAAAGATTTGCCCAAAAATATTAACTAA
- a CDS encoding ATP-dependent Clp protease proteolytic subunit: MPIGTPSVPYRLPGSQFERWVDIYTRLGAERILFLGQEVTDGVANSLVAQMLYLDSEDSTKPIYLYINSPGGSVTAGLAIYDTMKYVKSDVVTICVGLAASMGAFLLSAGTKNKRLALPHSRIMIHQPLGGTSQRQASDIEIEAKEILRIKDMLNRSMAEMTGQPFEKIEKDTDRDYFLSAKEAKDYGLIDKVISHPNEA; encoded by the coding sequence ATGCCTATTGGTACACCAAGCGTTCCTTACAGACTCCCAGGAAGTCAATTTGAACGCTGGGTAGATATATACACAAGACTAGGTGCAGAAAGGATTCTATTCCTTGGACAAGAGGTGACTGATGGGGTGGCAAATAGCTTGGTCGCTCAAATGCTTTATTTGGACTCTGAAGATAGTACAAAACCTATCTATTTATATATCAATAGCCCAGGGGGGTCAGTTACTGCAGGGCTTGCCATATATGACACTATGAAATACGTAAAAAGTGATGTTGTAACTATTTGTGTTGGTCTTGCCGCCTCAATGGGGGCATTCCTTCTATCAGCAGGAACCAAAAACAAACGTCTAGCCTTGCCACATAGCCGTATCATGATTCATCAACCTCTGGGAGGAACATCCCAAAGACAAGCAAGTGATATTGAAATCGAAGCAAAAGAGATTCTACGAATTAAGGACATGCTCAATCGTTCAATGGCTGAGATGACAGGACAGCCTTTTGAAAAAATTGAAAAAGATACTGACAGAGATTATTTTCTTAGTGCAAAAGAAGCTAAAGACTATGGTCTTATTGACAAAGTCATTTCCCATCCAAATGAGGCTTGA
- the ilvC gene encoding ketol-acid reductoisomerase: MAKLFYDSDADLQLLSQKTVAIIGYGSQGHAHALNLKDSGIDVVVGLYEGSRSASKASSDGLEVMSVADASAKADWIMILVPDEFQRDIYAKEVAPHLKPGKILSFAHGFNIRFGLIEPPSFVDVVMIAPKGPGHTVRWEFQNGQGVPALFAIEQDASGQARSLAMAYAKGIGGTRAGILETNFKEETETDLFGEQAVLCGGLSALVKAGFETLVEAGYQPELAYFECLHEVKLIVDLMVKGGLTAMRDSISNTAEYGDYVSGPRLINADTKKEMKKILADIQDGTFAKNFVAECEAGKPEMKRIREEDSLLPIEKVGKGLRAMFSWLKTD, translated from the coding sequence ATGGCTAAACTTTTTTACGACTCAGATGCAGACCTCCAACTTCTTAGCCAAAAGACAGTGGCAATTATTGGGTATGGCTCGCAAGGGCATGCACATGCACTAAATCTCAAAGATAGTGGAATTGATGTTGTTGTCGGACTATATGAAGGCAGCAGGTCAGCAAGTAAAGCTTCTTCCGATGGCCTAGAAGTAATGAGTGTTGCAGATGCCTCTGCAAAAGCAGATTGGATAATGATCCTAGTCCCTGATGAATTTCAAAGAGATATATATGCCAAAGAAGTAGCTCCACATCTTAAACCAGGAAAAATCCTCAGCTTTGCTCATGGTTTCAATATTCGTTTTGGATTAATTGAGCCACCATCATTTGTTGATGTAGTAATGATTGCCCCAAAAGGGCCTGGACATACCGTTCGTTGGGAATTTCAAAATGGCCAAGGGGTACCAGCTCTTTTTGCAATTGAACAAGATGCTTCTGGCCAGGCTAGAAGTCTTGCAATGGCATATGCAAAAGGGATTGGAGGTACAAGAGCAGGAATCCTAGAAACCAATTTCAAAGAAGAAACAGAGACTGACTTGTTTGGAGAACAAGCTGTTCTTTGTGGAGGCCTTTCTGCACTTGTAAAGGCTGGGTTTGAAACACTAGTAGAAGCAGGATATCAACCAGAACTTGCTTATTTTGAATGCCTACATGAAGTCAAGTTAATTGTAGATTTAATGGTAAAAGGTGGACTCACGGCAATGCGAGATTCAATCTCCAATACTGCTGAATATGGTGACTATGTGAGTGGACCAAGGCTCATTAACGCTGACACAAAAAAAGAAATGAAAAAGATACTAGCTGATATACAAGATGGGACCTTTGCTAAAAATTTCGTAGCTGAATGTGAAGCAGGGAAGCCAGAAATGAAAAGAATTAGAGAAGAAGATTCCTTACTGCCTATAGAGAAAGTCGGGAAAGGACTTAGAGCAATGTTTAGCTGGCTTAAAACAGACTGA
- the cbiB gene encoding adenosylcobinamide-phosphate synthase CbiB, whose protein sequence is MSLIIGAVLIDLLIGDPKFIPHPVEIMGCLIKFLREKVESSVHKGRLFFRFGGTLITFSVISLSALCGWIIEQLLFTSFFPIPQALSYLIVIFALASSLAAKSLKRSVLEIINSLNNDLFKDNLELAQEKLSHIVGRDVDKLDRNEILRATAESASENAVDGIFAPLFWMLIGIISWNISTTFPGPLAFAWFFKATSTIDSMLGYKVGNLRWIGESGARLDDILTFLPCRLVLISLPLISNNWMKLFYIIRKAWSEGSKDISPNSGISEAIFAHCAQVQMGGINTYNKHSIEKPILAKNAPIANIQNIKKILNLSLRLEILWIIILISLHLLLS, encoded by the coding sequence ATCTCACTAATCATTGGAGCAGTTTTAATAGATCTATTGATTGGGGACCCTAAGTTCATACCCCATCCAGTAGAAATAATGGGGTGCTTGATCAAATTTCTAAGAGAGAAGGTTGAATCATCTGTACATAAAGGCCGTTTATTTTTTAGATTTGGAGGAACTCTAATAACATTTTCTGTTATTAGTCTAAGCGCACTATGTGGTTGGATTATTGAGCAATTGCTTTTCACAAGTTTTTTCCCAATCCCACAAGCTTTATCATATTTAATTGTTATTTTTGCATTAGCAAGTTCTTTAGCAGCCAAAAGCTTAAAGAGAAGTGTTCTAGAGATAATTAATTCACTGAACAATGATTTATTTAAAGATAATCTTGAATTAGCTCAAGAAAAACTAAGTCATATTGTAGGGAGAGATGTTGATAAACTAGACAGGAATGAAATACTTCGTGCAACAGCGGAGTCAGCTAGTGAAAATGCAGTTGACGGAATATTCGCACCATTATTTTGGATGCTTATAGGAATTATTTCATGGAATATCTCAACAACATTTCCAGGTCCATTAGCTTTTGCTTGGTTTTTCAAAGCCACAAGCACTATTGATTCTATGCTTGGTTATAAAGTAGGAAATCTTAGATGGATAGGCGAGTCAGGTGCCCGCCTAGACGATATTCTTACATTTTTACCCTGCAGGTTAGTTCTTATTTCTCTACCTCTAATTAGTAATAATTGGATGAAATTATTCTATATAATAAGAAAGGCATGGAGCGAAGGCTCAAAGGACATCTCTCCCAATTCTGGTATTTCAGAAGCTATTTTTGCACACTGTGCACAAGTACAGATGGGAGGAATAAATACATATAACAAACATTCTATCGAAAAACCAATCTTGGCCAAAAATGCGCCAATTGCAAACAT